One Microbacterium marinum genomic window carries:
- a CDS encoding glycoside hydrolase family 3 N-terminal domain-containing protein, which produces MTSVDVSTAPYLDPALPVDDRVADLLGRMTLPEKVGQMMQFDAREDLEGIVLGHHAGSILHTSPAKVLRAAELTAQTRLGIPLLVADDCIHGHSFWEGATIFPTQLGMAASWDTALAERVARATAAEVAATGIHWTFSPVLCIARDLRWGRINETFGEDPFLIGELASAMVRGYQGDGLDDPDAILATAKHFAGYSETQGGRDASEADISRRKLRSWFLPPFERVAREGCRTFMLGYQTTDGVPITVNDWLLSDVLRGEWGYTGTLITDWDNVGRMVWEQKVQPDYAHAAAAAVKAGNDMIMTTPGFFQGALDAVASGLLDEGDIDQAVSRVLSLKFRFGLFENPRLPDTTRIAEVIASRAHTELNLEAARRSLVLLRNDGTLPLAPATQRVAVVGPLADDAQTQLGDWAGSSGQVDWMPDGHPRAQITTVLDGLRSQFDGTVTYERGADILELTDDPAGVFPDGQPRPPIVVPREPDAAQIAAAVASAEQADVVVAVVGDRIELVGEGRSTATLELVGGQRALLDALAATGTPLVVVLLASKPLVLPESVQGAPLVWVANPGMQGGRAIAELLLGRIEPTGRLPISFARHAGQQPTYYNQIRGQHGDRYADLTQEPAFAFGDGLSYSTVEYTDATILTPAVGVAETVRARVTLRNTGDRPAHEVVQAYVRDRVTSVSWADKELKAYRHVDLAPGESTTVEVAIDAADCTIVDAAGNRIVEPGAFELLIGPSSRDAALHAVGFEIR; this is translated from the coding sequence ATGACCTCCGTCGACGTGTCGACCGCCCCCTACCTCGATCCCGCCCTCCCCGTCGACGACCGCGTCGCCGACCTCCTCGGACGCATGACGCTGCCAGAGAAGGTCGGGCAGATGATGCAGTTCGATGCCCGAGAAGACCTCGAGGGCATCGTCCTGGGCCACCACGCCGGCTCGATCCTCCACACCTCCCCCGCGAAGGTGCTGCGGGCCGCCGAGCTCACCGCGCAGACCCGCCTCGGCATCCCCTTGCTCGTCGCCGACGACTGCATCCACGGGCACTCCTTCTGGGAGGGCGCGACCATCTTCCCGACCCAGCTCGGCATGGCCGCCTCATGGGACACCGCGCTCGCCGAGCGCGTCGCCCGCGCGACCGCCGCGGAAGTCGCCGCCACCGGCATCCACTGGACCTTTTCGCCCGTCCTCTGCATCGCGCGCGACCTCCGCTGGGGACGCATCAACGAGACGTTCGGCGAAGACCCGTTCCTCATCGGCGAGCTCGCCTCGGCGATGGTGCGCGGCTACCAGGGCGACGGGCTCGACGACCCCGACGCGATCCTCGCGACCGCGAAGCACTTCGCCGGGTACTCCGAGACGCAGGGCGGCCGCGACGCCAGCGAAGCCGACATCTCGCGGCGGAAGCTCCGCTCGTGGTTCCTGCCGCCATTCGAACGCGTCGCCCGCGAGGGGTGCCGCACCTTCATGCTCGGCTACCAGACCACCGACGGCGTGCCGATCACGGTGAACGACTGGCTGCTCAGCGACGTGCTGCGCGGCGAGTGGGGCTACACCGGCACCCTCATCACCGACTGGGACAACGTCGGGCGCATGGTCTGGGAGCAGAAGGTGCAGCCCGACTACGCGCACGCGGCCGCCGCCGCCGTCAAGGCCGGCAACGACATGATCATGACGACGCCCGGGTTCTTCCAGGGCGCGCTCGACGCCGTGGCATCCGGTCTGCTCGACGAAGGCGACATCGACCAGGCGGTCTCGCGCGTGCTGTCGCTGAAGTTCCGCTTCGGCCTGTTCGAGAACCCGCGACTGCCCGACACCACGCGGATCGCCGAGGTCATCGCCTCGCGCGCGCACACCGAGCTGAACCTCGAGGCCGCGCGCCGCTCGCTCGTCCTGCTCCGCAACGACGGCACCCTCCCGCTCGCACCGGCGACGCAGCGCGTCGCCGTCGTCGGCCCCCTCGCCGACGACGCGCAGACCCAGCTCGGCGACTGGGCCGGGTCCTCCGGCCAGGTCGACTGGATGCCGGACGGACACCCCCGCGCGCAGATCACCACCGTGCTCGACGGATTGCGGTCACAGTTCGACGGCACTGTGACGTACGAGCGCGGCGCGGACATCCTCGAGCTGACCGACGACCCCGCCGGGGTCTTCCCCGACGGGCAGCCGCGCCCGCCGATCGTCGTGCCGCGGGAGCCGGATGCCGCGCAGATCGCCGCCGCCGTGGCATCCGCAGAGCAGGCTGACGTCGTCGTCGCCGTCGTCGGCGACCGCATCGAGCTCGTCGGCGAGGGGCGGTCGACCGCGACCCTCGAGCTCGTCGGCGGCCAGCGCGCGCTGCTCGATGCCCTCGCCGCGACCGGCACGCCGCTCGTCGTCGTGCTGCTCGCCTCGAAGCCGCTCGTGCTGCCGGAGTCGGTGCAGGGCGCCCCCCTCGTGTGGGTCGCGAACCCCGGCATGCAGGGCGGGCGCGCGATCGCCGAGCTGCTGCTCGGGCGGATCGAGCCGACCGGTCGGTTGCCGATCTCGTTCGCCCGCCACGCCGGCCAGCAGCCGACGTACTACAACCAAATCCGCGGCCAGCATGGCGACCGCTACGCCGACCTCACCCAGGAACCCGCCTTCGCCTTCGGCGACGGCCTGTCGTACTCCACCGTCGAGTACACGGATGCCACGATCCTCACGCCTGCGGTCGGTGTCGCCGAGACGGTGCGGGCACGCGTGACCCTGCGCAACACCGGCGACCGGCCGGCGCACGAGGTCGTGCAGGCCTATGTGCGCGATCGAGTGACCTCGGTGAGCTGGGCAGACAAGGAGCTCAAGGCCTACCGGCACGTCGACCTCGCACCCGGGGAGTCGACCACGGTCGAGGTCGCGATCGACGCCGCCGACTGCACGATCGTGGATGCTGCCGGCAACCGCATCGTTGAGCCCGGCGCGTTCGAACTGCTCATCGGCCCGTCCTCGCGCGACGCCGCACTGCACGCAGTCGGCTTCGAGATCCGCTGA
- a CDS encoding HNH endonuclease, translated as MTSPAETPGSDAFMASLAGLAHGFEGLAQDAAAVQIREVRLLAAAAALAEKTAAGSPARVREQDMVLRSVSAELAGIMRVADRTMQRRIDEARTIVEDYPTVLDAWEAGRIVRGHVLTIVAAGSVLPPELRGRFADAAIPTCERDTPNRVRPALEMLAQHLHPRSFAERHEAAAAGRCVRIVPESDGMSELIAKMPTAIAEGIHDRLTRMGRAIIDTRGERAATGDAEVVSTDARTMDQVRADLLADLLLAGTPALDDTRDTSAGPLGKIRARIQVVIPAHALANDDHDACDLVGRSPIDVATARELAAGNSQWERLVTHPITGAVLAVDSYRVPEKMRRFLQARDQHCRFPGCRQAAIRCEVDHNVDHALGGKTHTCNLCHLCQRHHSMKQFTAWRVRQLKGGVLEWTSPLGRIYREDAPTPAVAFTPADISLPPF; from the coding sequence ATGACCAGCCCCGCAGAGACACCCGGATCGGACGCCTTCATGGCGTCCCTCGCCGGGCTGGCTCATGGGTTCGAGGGGTTGGCCCAGGATGCCGCGGCCGTGCAGATCCGCGAGGTTCGTCTGCTCGCAGCCGCGGCTGCTCTGGCCGAAAAGACCGCCGCCGGGTCCCCTGCACGGGTCCGCGAACAGGACATGGTGCTGAGGTCGGTCTCGGCGGAACTCGCGGGAATCATGCGCGTTGCCGACCGCACCATGCAGCGCCGGATCGACGAGGCACGAACGATCGTCGAGGACTATCCGACCGTGCTCGACGCTTGGGAAGCCGGGAGGATCGTGCGCGGGCACGTCCTCACGATCGTCGCTGCCGGATCCGTGCTGCCACCCGAGCTGCGGGGTCGGTTCGCGGATGCCGCTATCCCGACGTGCGAACGCGACACCCCGAACCGGGTCCGCCCAGCGTTGGAGATGCTCGCGCAGCACCTGCACCCGCGGTCGTTCGCCGAGCGACACGAAGCAGCCGCGGCCGGCCGGTGCGTGCGGATCGTGCCCGAGTCCGACGGGATGAGCGAATTGATCGCGAAGATGCCGACGGCGATCGCGGAGGGTATCCACGACCGCCTCACCCGGATGGGTCGGGCGATCATTGACACCCGCGGCGAACGCGCTGCGACGGGTGACGCCGAGGTCGTGTCGACCGACGCACGCACCATGGACCAGGTCCGCGCAGACCTGCTCGCCGACCTCCTCCTCGCAGGTACCCCAGCGCTCGACGACACCCGCGACACGTCCGCGGGTCCGCTTGGGAAGATCCGCGCCCGTATCCAAGTCGTCATCCCCGCGCATGCGCTCGCGAATGATGACCACGACGCCTGCGACCTGGTCGGTCGGTCCCCGATCGACGTTGCGACAGCACGTGAACTCGCCGCAGGGAACAGCCAGTGGGAACGCCTCGTCACGCACCCGATCACCGGGGCCGTGCTCGCGGTCGATTCGTACCGGGTGCCGGAAAAGATGCGCCGCTTCCTCCAAGCTCGGGACCAGCACTGCCGGTTCCCGGGATGCCGCCAGGCGGCGATCCGCTGTGAGGTTGATCACAACGTCGATCACGCACTCGGCGGCAAGACCCACACCTGCAATTTGTGTCACCTCTGTCAGCGACACCACTCGATGAAGCAATTCACCGCATGGAGGGTCCGACA